From Penaeus monodon isolate SGIC_2016 chromosome 6, NSTDA_Pmon_1, whole genome shotgun sequence, the proteins below share one genomic window:
- the LOC119573883 gene encoding LOW QUALITY PROTEIN: NEDD4-binding protein 2-like (The sequence of the model RefSeq protein was modified relative to this genomic sequence to represent the inferred CDS: inserted 1 base in 1 codon), with protein NREHNFMSERAESQALRCKPXTHRRERDDLLARSLDAHSQGLFLASAYYSKLAGLHHDAMTMANQQAAAIIASFVNKRHLLTPETTLDLHYLHVGEALTLLGDFLEREKRRKGPEEKRQVVIVTGRGAHSNGPARVKDAVVKFLEQKRIRYTEQNPGRLAVTL; from the exons AATCGTGAACACAACTTCATGTCAGAACGCGCTGAGTCTCAGGCACTCCGATGCAAGC AGACCCAtcggcgagagagagatgacttgCTTGCGCGGTCCCTCGACGCCCACAGCCAGGGGCTCTTCCTGGCCTCGGCCTATTACAGCAAGCTGGCGGGGCTCCATCACGACGCAATGACCATGGCCAACCAGCAGGCTGCCGCCATCATCGCCTCCTTCGTCAACAAGCGGCATCTGCTCACGCCGGAAACTACGCTTGATTTGCACTACCTCCACGTTGGGGAAGCCCTCACTCTTCTCGGGGACTTCTTGGAGCGGGAGAAGCGTCGAAAAGGGCCTGAGGAGAAGAGGCAGGTAGTTATCGTCACGGGGCGTGGAGCCCACAGCAACGGGCCCGCTAGAGTCAAGGATGCTGTCGTAAAATTCCTGGAACAGAAGCGAATAAGATACACGGAGCAGAATCCTGGACGTCTTGCTGTTACCCTGTAG